The Triplophysa dalaica isolate WHDGS20190420 chromosome 18, ASM1584641v1, whole genome shotgun sequence genome includes the window tttatttctagCGCCAGTGCAGTCTGAGCATCTTTGTTCAGAGAATTTTGAACAGGGTATCGCTGCACAGAACATTAATCGCAGCAGATTACAAGACTGAGTCTCTGTGGaatgtatctatctatctatctatctatctatctatctatctatctatctatctatctatctatctatctatctatctatctatctatccatctatccatccatccatccatccatccatccatctatctatcaaGACTGAGTCTCTGTGGaatgtatctatctatctatctatctatctatctatctatctatctatctatctatctatctatctatctatctatctatctatctatctgtctgtctgtctgtctgtctgtctgtctgtctgtctgtctgtctgtctgtctgtctgtctgtctgtctgtctgtctgtctgtctgtctgtctgtcggtctgtctgtctgtctgtctgtctgtctgtctgtatgtctgtctgtctgtctgtccgtccgtccgtccgtccgtctctctatctatctatctatctttctatctatctatctatctatctatctatctatctatctatctatctatctatctatctatctatctatctatctatctatctatccgtctgtccgtccgtccgtccgtccgtctgtccgtctgtctctctatctatctatctatctatctttctatctatctatctatctatctatctatctatctatctatctatctatctatctatctatctatctatctatctatctatctatctatctatctatctatctatctatctatctatctgtctgtctgtctgtctgtctgtctgtctgtctgtctgtctgtctgtctgtctgtctgtctgtctgtctgtctgtctgtctgtctgtctgtctgtccgtccgtccgtccgtctctctatctatctatctgtccgtccgtccgtccgtccgtctgtctctctatctatctatctatctatctatctatctatctatccgtctatccgtccgtccgtccgtgcgtctgtctgtctctctatctatctatctatctatctatctatctatctatctatctatctatctatctatctatctatctatctatctatctatctatctatccatctatatatctatccatccatccatccgtctaTCCGTCTGCCTGTCCGTCTGTccgtctatctgtctatctgtctctctctcgctctctctctatttctagtcaccaaaataatgttttgaattgtttaaataagCAGTTGAAAAACAGATGTTCAGTGGCGTGATAAACATTCATTATCATTAGAATTAGAAGCAACAAACCCATGCAACATCAAGGTTTAGTGCTGTCCTTGTTAGTGTCTTATTTTGCGTGTGATATAACAGAAAGGGAAGTTGCGCCTCATTGCATCAGTGAGTCTCTTCTAATGTGCTATCAGGATGTGCGGTGTGCCAGAGACAAACTTTGTTCATCTTAGCAATGTGCTTTGAACAAAGTTGTTGTTACCTGAGGTGCACAATATGTGTCACTTGTCATTCATTAGATCTCATTTGACATCTGTCATATATAACAAACAAGGATAATAAAAGTCGCTGGAAGATTCTTATGAAGTGATTGAGATTGCTGTAATAAAAGAATAGttcaatagtaggaaaaatgacttaaatatgtTTAGttcttttgaaaacaaaaaaatatattctgaagaatataggaaagcatactggggcacttttgactaccactgtcatttttcctactatggtagtcaatagggtccaaaaATAGGTTACAAGCATCGTCTCTTTGTACAACCAAACCAaacaatttatacaggtttgaataaatgacagaattttcatttttgggtgaactatccctttgactTGCTCCCAAATTATTCTTAACCTACATGAGTTTTGTATCAATTCAGTATCAATTTTGTATTCTTTCATGTGATACTGGTAAATGTGCACCTGGGCTGTTGACTTTCAAAATCACCAGACATAAATTATGCATCGCATCTAATGGTACCATATTTGATTCAGTAGAGATGGTTAGATCTTAAAAGTCATAAGGGTGGATAAATggcaatattttgaataaggtGAACTTCAGTTCCTTCAATGCCGTTGATCTTAACTCTTACTCACAGAATAGCGATAGAAGACATGCTGTTTTTCTTGTAGGTTTTGGTAGTGTATTGTCTGTCTGAGTCATGGCCCATTAACAGCTCACAGTCTCCGTTTCTTCTCTCGCACCTCCTGCTAGTTAAGATCAGCTCATTAGCACCGAACGGCAATCAGTGGAGTGATGCATCACAGACCCGGGCGTGGAGGGGGATCAAACGCTAGTCCATCACCAAAGACTCCCATCTGAACCCAGGGCATTACtcttgaaacaaaacagattGTTGCCTGTAAAAAAAGAACTAAGACAAATGCCACTATGCATCAACAAAGGTTATTTTTAGGGCAAATGTCTTAGTTTCTTTGGCCTGAGATTGAATATGTGTCGGTTGGTGGTAAGCGAATTTTAAAATGGTCAAAATGCTCAGTGCTAAATGCCCCTGAGACCAGAAACGCCTCGAAATATTGCATCCACGGATGTTTAAAGTGTGATAAAGTGCTCGGGATCTGGTTTATTGTATTGCTGTTTATTTTGCCCGTCCTGCCTTACAGTTACAGCCCCTCTGAGAGCTGTTACACTTAACGCTTACAAGATCTTGGGATTCGTTCAGGTGGACTAACGCTTACTGGAAGATGTTATTGAGACATGCGATGCGGCACGCTCGGGTCTTTGATGTGTGGCtcctttcatttgtttgtcagaGGTTGGCAGGTGTATTTGCATGCAGGCCGCAGCGATGCTGCGTGCTCGCTTACAATCGCTCCCTCTTTGACTAGAATGAGAGATGACTGAATAATCAATTATCAGAGAGCATCCGTGAGCACTGGCAGGGGAACGACGGGGATAAAATTGTGGGATATTAAAAATGTCAGTTCGGGATGTTTATtgcattcatatatttatttcatatttatttgctttgatttgttttgcgGTGATCGTAAGAagagcaaacatttttttttttcgcaTCTGCAGCAGCTGATGCTAAAAATAACTATGAACTGCCGCAGAAACGATTAAGAGACTAAATTTACAGTATAGGTATGCGTTtagataaaattataatttttgtttcgaTCTGTTAACTTCTAAcgatatttctcccaaatttcaaaaaaaaaaaacggacaaacaggtcaaaataaaagaaaaggtgctctgtgtttttttaagaccttaaatactgcaaagaaaacaaattcatattcacttttaggCAGTACAACAGTAATATCTGTACATGTTTTTAGGAAACGTTTTTAGAATTTGTATCACGGTTttcattgctgttggatgacttaatgtcactcctgaggtttgattaaGTTGACATTCAGCAGATATTTGATTGAGAGGACCACAATACATcaagaaatgctgatttgatgaacatttataaaggtttctTATTATTCCCTGCGGCTGTATGTTGTAAAAGTAATTGGTAATGACTagtttcctttttaaaaaaggaaaattctgacattgtgttattttaaaatctgtatacTGTTAtcttttttggaaataaaagaaTTCCAGTCTGTCTTTACATGCATTACGTTTTTCAAGTCTGAATATGACTGCTTTGAGAGATGAACAGAAcgaaatttaaacattttttcactGAAGAATAATTCATGCAACTTAGCATGCACCTCTCTCTAGCAAATATGAAGTCTTGTCATGACAGAACCAATGGTTGTGATTGCTATTGACATCCAACCTGTgcaattatatttgtttaaagaaaTTGCAGTTGACTAGTGAATGAATAAAGCCTGAAAATTGATTTGTAAATGAGAAAAGGACTTTGAATGTGAACGGGCTGCTTTTCTATGCTTGTTCTGTTTTTACATGAAAAAGAGCTCCAGTATGTGATGATTTTTATTTCTAGGTGCACTTTTCCTTTAATGTCATTGTCACTCGGCAGACATCATAAGCCATGTATAATTAAATacctttttatgttttgctttttgcAGGGCTGGATGAGAAAGTTCCCATCTTCCATTTTGTCGAAATCTTCCCTCCAACTGTCAGCTTCCAACTGGGCTCAGCACCCCAGAGATCCTCAATATGGAGAGAACTGCCATTTCCACTCCACTGCTCACAGTCTGTTTGCTTTTGGCTGCGTGTCGCTGTTCCCTTGCCGTTCCCTTCTGCCCTGCCCAGTGTGTCTGCGAGACCCGCCCATGGTACACACCGCAGTCGGTCTACCATCAAGCCAAGACTGTTGACTGCAACGAACTCCATTTGAGCAGAATCCCCTGGAACATATCAGTCGACACTCAGGTGCTTCTTCTTCAGAGCAACAACATCTCCAGGGTGAACTCAGAACTCCGTAGTCTGGTCAATCTCACGGAACTGGATCTCTCACAGAACCACTTCACGCAGATCAAAGATGTCGGCTTGACCAACCTAACCCAACTGGTCACGCTTTACCTTGAGGAAAACCAAATAAAGGAGCTGCCTGATTTGTGTCTGAAGGATCTGGTCAACTTAGAGGAGCTTTATATTAACCACAATCAAATCTCTTCTATTGGTCCTAATGCGTTTTCAGGCTTGGGGAACCTGTTGAGGCTCCATCTCAATTCCAACAAGCTCGTGGCCATAGACAGTCATTGGTTCGAGGCCCTACCCAACCTGGAGATCCTGATGATCGGGGAGAATCCGATTCTCGGGCTTCAGGATATGAACTTTCACCCCCTTTCTAAACTACACAGTTTGGTGTTAGCGGGAATGGGGCTCAGGGAAATCCCTGAGGGTGCATTCCAGGGATTAGAGTATCTTGAGAGTCTCTCGTTCTTCGATAACAAGCTAACAGCCGTACCGAGAAAAGCCCTTCGTGTTCTACCCAGCCTCAAGTTTCTTGACCTCAATAAGAACCCCATTGCCCGCATACAGGAAGGTGATTTCCGTGACTTTCCTCACTTGGAAGAGCTCAGTCTGAACAACATGGAGGAACTGGTGTCTGTGGAGAAGGGGGCGTTCTACAACCTTCCACAGATGGCCAAACTAGAGCTCTACAACAACCCCCACCTGTTTCTTATAGACCGCGCTGCTTTTGGGAACATGCGCAGCCTGCGCACCTTACTGGTTCATAACAATGACCTCACGTTATTGCCCCATGAGATTACATCTGCCTTCCCCAGTCTGGACGAAGTCAGTCTCCATAGCAACCCACTCAGGTGCGATTGTCTCGCAAACTGGGGCCCAGTCCTTGGCAACCAATCCAGTCTCAAACTTTTAGAACCCCAAATAACTCTTTGTGCCTCACCTCCACATCTCATTGGCCAGTCTCTACAGGAAGTAGTGTCTGCAAGTTGGAATGGGGCGAGCAATACCTGTCTCCCTCTGATTTCCCAGCATGCCTTCCCTCCACAGCTCAACGTCACCGTAGGTCAGCTTCTCACACTCAGCTGCTGGGCTGTCGCCGATCCTGCGCCGCAGTTCTACTGGGTGACGCCCACCGGTGACAAAGTAACATCCGAAGCCGTTTCACCATCCTTGAACGAGGGCGAGGGAATCAAGAAGAAGCACCGGATGCAAAACCAAGGCGCTCTGGAGATCCCACACATTGAACCGGAGGATGCTGGGCTGTACACGTGTGTCGCTTGGAACGCGGAGGGGGCGGACACTCGGAGCGTCTCGGTGTATGTCgataaaattaattttgaagGGAAACGCCAAAGTTCAGGTCATCATGGGGTGGTGAACAGAACGGGATCCTTAATAGTCCTGGCGAAAATCGTCCATGCCCAGTCCGTGGTACTAGAATGGAAGGTCCACCCATCTGCCCCCTCGGTCACCCATGAGGTGACACAACCCAAGTGGCTAAGCGCTACCGTTAAGATCGACAATCCACAGATTAGCTACACCGCGATGGTTCCTGTAGATGTCCAAGAGTATAACCTCACACACCTGCTTCCCTCCACAGAGTACCAAGTTTGTCTCACCATGGCCGCCAATGAGCAAACCCAGCACTCTTGCATCAACGTGACCACCAAGGAAGCTAGCTTTGCCGTGGAGATGGTCGCCCAGCAGACCAACGTAGCACTAGCGGCGGTCATGGGCTCGATGTTCGCCATATGCATCATGGCACTGCTGGTGTTCTACATGGGTCGGCGCATGAAGCAGAAATCTTGTCACCACTCTCTTAAGAAATATATGCAGCACACCACCTCCATCCCCCTGAACGAGCTCTATCCACCTCTCATCAACCTCTGGGAGACGGAGAccgagaaagagaaagaaggacCGGTCGACCCTCAAAACTTACAGATAGACACCTCAAAAACGTACATGTGGTAGCTGCACTGCAGAAAGTAGAGAGACGTTTGAAACACTGCGTGTGCTGTCTTGAACATAAATGACATGTATTACTGATTCGTCATCGTGAgagataaatgtatttttagatcGCACCCTTTGACACAGAGCACACTTGGTTGCAGTTGTGATTTGTTCAAATGTACAGATGTGGGAAGCGAAACACAGTCTATGATTTTGCATTACATTGTGTTTTCTGCGATTAATACAACGTTAAGCATGCGAACATGTTATTTCATATCATTTTATAGCAAGCTAATACAGATCGACACCATTTATATCACCTCACACATATCAAATCACATGGTATCAGTATCACAGCTTTTGCATGAAAGCTTTGCATGATGTTTTGGTGATAGCAGGgagagtttttttcttcttcgtTTTCTCACTTCTAAAAATACACAGGGTGCGAGAACGTGACGGAAATGTGTGTTCATTGCCCTCAATTGTCTTCATTCTGTCACGTTTTATCACCGGCGTTGtattgaaaattaaacttaaaccAAACCTGCCAGGTGCTACGAGGTTGCAGTTACAGCAAACTAATTTGCCGTCACGTGAAATTAATTTCTGGAACACAACACCACAGCTGTGCTTGCATTTTAATATCACTTTTAAATATCAATTTATTAAAGAGTGCTTGATTCTGACTGTTTATTTGTACCGACTGAAAATATATTCCACATTTGATAGAAATCAAAATGATCATTGCATTCAAATGACATTTACTTGCAGGCTTTTAGCGTTGCTGTCCCACCAATAATTGAGTCTGTTTTGCACCGTATGCATTTGGCATTTTCAATTACAGAGAATTGCTTCAGGTCTCATTTAAACATGTTGCCAAATTCAATATTGACacaggtcttttttgttaaaagcATGATGTCGTGTGTTAGGTAACAGAAGTGTGTGGTGGGCgagaaaattgaaaataaatcaagtgTAATTTTTTCCTCGCCTAGTTTGACTTCTAGCCGTAACCTTTCCCTCAAAACAATAGTCACACATCAGATCTGTTGCTGTTACATTAAACCTGTGAGATTTTGACAATGCTAGATCGTACTGGTTTAtacaaatgtttgtatttatattgttttaatacaaatgttatGCAAGACATAGATAGATTTACAACCATTAGAATTAGTTGGTATTTTACTTTATTGGGGGATGGATTCTAGCTTTAAGTCATCTGTCCAGATATTACTGAAATATAACCAAATTTTGctttaatatatgttttttccaaatatgtACCTTTGAAAACCGTATGTTTTGAACCAAAGGTGAGACACATTAAATCTCTCTCATCGTTAACAGTCAACAAGATGTCATGATATATGTTTTCTTTACATGTTTGCTCAGTTGTGTGTATTATCTTTTTGTTGTCTAAAATAAGCTTCTATGctgtaatttattttgtaattggaGCTCATAATTGGCATTCAATTCATTTAGAATAGAACACATAGAGTAGAATTGGCACGTAGTAGTCagttctggtgtgaaatgttgaAGATGGTCATACTCCTGTCATATGTTTTTAACATATTCTTTCATCACTGACTGTAGATCAAATTGTGTGTTATTATTGGAAGAAGAACACAGAAAATGTCACTTTAGATTAAGCATAAACTATATCACAACAACTCTGCCCTCTAGTGGCGGAGAACACTAATGACGTCTTACACAAGTTGCTGTATCTCAGCATAGCAGGGTATTTTGTAATAGaagaatattattgttatatttcgATTAAGTCAACAATAATGGTTTTACACTCTTAAGACGTGTTGTGGCGTCCGTGCTGAGTAGTTCAGGAGAAATTACTGTCTGAagaaacatttgaaagaaataaacacaatatcACTACAGCCTGTTTTTCTGAATCGTCTGTTCAAATACTAAAAGCATGTCTAAAAGCGAGAGTCATAAATCATCAATGTTAAATTATCCTCCATCTCTAGGGAATTCATTCCATTTACTTCCATACAACTATTCAACTATTACACAATTTTCTGACTAATCAAATCAATTCATTATGAAACGGTTCAGATGCATCATGGGGTAAATGTGATGTCTATTATCTAAGCTATGATGTatacaaataacataaaatatacaaagcGCATGAAATTTCTTTTCCTCAAAGCAAAATGAGATTTGACGCAAATTGGACTGTGCACACATCAAATTGCAAATCCAGAAACACTTTATTGTTATATGGGGCTTTcatgccaaggacccccaaatatgtTACACCTTTCTTAAATGCATTTCCACAAGTATTTAAACTCCTAGACAACTTTTGCTGACTTTTGTTTCTCCAAAATGTTCTCAGGACCCCTTAGAACATCTTGGAGGCCCCCCGGACCCTAGTTTGAAAACCCTGTTCCAGAAGACAGAGTATTGTTAGCAAAGACTTATTTTTGAATTGGTATAATGACACGTTATGATTCTGAAATGAGAAGTGAAGAAgttgcattttttatataagtCTCAAATATTTGGACACTCAAGTCACAACACTGAATCGACATTTCatcacaatattaatattacattgagtgatatttattttaaagaaagacaaCACAAGCACACCTTTTAGAATAAAATTTAAGGTATAttggttttaattaaaaacaactaGGAataccctttaaaaaaaaaaattccagaATGCCAAAAATAGTGAATAATGAATGGTTATTTTTGATAAACTACACCCATGTGTTATGATTAAAGATGTCAACATAAGTCTTAGAACCTTCTTCTTCTTTCATGAAAGGATTGGAGAAAGTGAAGATATTAAAAGTGATGCACTGATTGTTATTTCATTGTCACCAGTTTATTCAGTCCATATTCTCCCATAATAAACATGATATGCTCCAGTAATACCAGAGGAGGGCAGTGGATCAGTGTGACTGAACAAACCAAACACGTGCACCTGCTGAGATGAAAAATTGAACAATCAATCTAATGACAAATGtccaaaaatacaaacaagtcaaataaaatctgaaattaaaaaaactgagcCCAACAGAGGAAGCAGAATGGAACGGAAGTGACGCGATCGTCTCGTCATCCGTATGTTGATGTTTTGTGGCAACAGCAGAACTGAGGGACGGGAAGACGGTTTGTTTTTGTTCGGTTGTCGGCCGTTTTAAACGGTAAAATCGCCTCGCGTTGAATTAAACACGCTCCGGGGTGACGGGAGCGATTTCCACGACGTCAAAGACGCTCGAGTCGGACGTTCAAACGCGTTAGACGTCGTAAAAACGGAGGAAGCGTCACCCCTGACCCCCCTCCCCGAGCATGACGATCCTGCCGAAGAAGAAGCCGAGCTCGTCGGTCGGTGTGTCGGATCACCCCGACGACTCCGATCGCCGGACCGGCTCCGACCCGCACCAGCACTCCCACGGCGTCCGACCGGGCACGAGGCCCAGGGCTTCTCCGCCGCCCTGGTCCTATCAAGCCGCTCCGCCGGCGTCTAGAGAGGACAGGCGGAATGAATCTAGTGCCCGGCCGCAGCAGGCCTCTCCTCCGCCGGTGGGCGCCGGGTCCCCGGTCGGTCAGGGGGATGCGGGCGGTATGTCGTGCGTGTCCGGGGCTCGAGGCGAGCTGTCGAGCGGGGTGGGGTGCGGAGGAGGGATGGGAGGGTGCTGTTCGGGGCCCGGGCTCAGTAAGAGGCGGAGACAGGCGACCTGCTCCGGTGGGGTAGCCGGTGGAGGGACCGGACCCGGGGCGTCGGGGGGAGGAAGCGGAGGCGGAGGCGGCGGGGGTGGTGTTGGAGGAGGAGGGGGTACCAGTCCCGAGCGGGAGGAAGGAGCCGGGTACAACAGCGAGGATGAGTATGAGAATGCTGCCAGACTACAGTCAGAGGACCCGGCCACAGTGGAACAGGTGTGTGATGGATGACGTCACCAGACACGTTACGTTTTATTTACATGCTTGACACATTGTTAGTGACATTTGTACAGACAGATACATGGATTTTTTTATCATGACAGACACAGTATCTCAGATAGACAATTCAGTGAACAAA containing:
- the si:ch211-180f4.1 gene encoding leucine-rich repeat neuronal protein 1, encoding MERTAISTPLLTVCLLLAACRCSLAVPFCPAQCVCETRPWYTPQSVYHQAKTVDCNELHLSRIPWNISVDTQVLLLQSNNISRVNSELRSLVNLTELDLSQNHFTQIKDVGLTNLTQLVTLYLEENQIKELPDLCLKDLVNLEELYINHNQISSIGPNAFSGLGNLLRLHLNSNKLVAIDSHWFEALPNLEILMIGENPILGLQDMNFHPLSKLHSLVLAGMGLREIPEGAFQGLEYLESLSFFDNKLTAVPRKALRVLPSLKFLDLNKNPIARIQEGDFRDFPHLEELSLNNMEELVSVEKGAFYNLPQMAKLELYNNPHLFLIDRAAFGNMRSLRTLLVHNNDLTLLPHEITSAFPSLDEVSLHSNPLRCDCLANWGPVLGNQSSLKLLEPQITLCASPPHLIGQSLQEVVSASWNGASNTCLPLISQHAFPPQLNVTVGQLLTLSCWAVADPAPQFYWVTPTGDKVTSEAVSPSLNEGEGIKKKHRMQNQGALEIPHIEPEDAGLYTCVAWNAEGADTRSVSVYVDKINFEGKRQSSGHHGVVNRTGSLIVLAKIVHAQSVVLEWKVHPSAPSVTHEVTQPKWLSATVKIDNPQISYTAMVPVDVQEYNLTHLLPSTEYQVCLTMAANEQTQHSCINVTTKEASFAVEMVAQQTNVALAAVMGSMFAICIMALLVFYMGRRMKQKSCHHSLKKYMQHTTSIPLNELYPPLINLWETETEKEKEGPVDPQNLQIDTSKTYMW